In Chloracidobacterium sp., the following proteins share a genomic window:
- a CDS encoding CDP-alcohol phosphatidyltransferase family protein, with the protein MTSTAVLFVNSQEQFEGQTLACFRITDVPLVKRNVIDLRRAGFATIFVVMDERTAELEAVLDDIRRTSFQRCTFSDTDWRDAIRTTCDDDVLVFTSDRLSEYRLLHNFATMTPGNGFDSVIAVDIKDIDSPSNAERRFHLNDGQVITDEEFAAIPIARELGLYRMPAADVASFESPEPEYIAERAAAYRKNGRVELFEVGNGFVEKIESRDSVRRAERRLIRYIWKSTDGMYARRNKRILKPILPYIFKTPITPNMVSLIGVIVSIYSGYLFSRGGYFYGVVAALVTYLSALLDHVDGAIARIKSKESDFGAHFDTLCDYVFYVSFGLGVTAGLYRASGNPFYIWLGVAALFGTITSLIMTSYARNTRATNASTYAAEAHKKYETRSQVTRIGRRIYFVIRRPVVPYFIIFFSIVHLLPFVLFMTALSANLFWMFHVYTNTLFSPVKKLKSDRE; encoded by the coding sequence ATGACATCAACTGCCGTCCTGTTCGTTAATTCACAAGAGCAATTCGAGGGGCAAACGCTTGCTTGCTTCCGGATAACGGACGTGCCGCTGGTTAAGCGTAATGTGATCGACCTCCGGCGGGCCGGTTTTGCGACCATCTTCGTCGTAATGGATGAGCGGACGGCGGAGCTGGAAGCGGTGCTCGACGACATAAGGCGGACGAGTTTTCAGCGATGCACTTTTTCGGACACAGACTGGCGCGATGCGATACGAACGACCTGTGATGACGACGTGCTTGTATTCACATCGGACCGGTTAAGCGAATACCGCTTATTGCACAATTTTGCCACCATGACGCCCGGTAACGGGTTCGATTCGGTGATCGCCGTCGATATAAAGGACATCGATTCTCCGTCTAATGCCGAGAGGCGATTTCATCTGAACGACGGGCAAGTGATTACCGATGAGGAGTTTGCGGCTATTCCGATCGCTCGAGAACTCGGCCTCTATCGGATGCCGGCGGCGGATGTCGCATCGTTCGAGTCGCCAGAACCGGAGTATATTGCGGAGCGTGCCGCGGCGTACCGAAAGAACGGCCGCGTGGAACTCTTCGAAGTAGGTAACGGGTTTGTTGAGAAGATCGAATCGCGCGACAGCGTCCGGCGTGCCGAGCGCCGCCTGATCCGTTACATCTGGAAGTCAACAGACGGCATGTATGCGCGGCGCAATAAGCGCATCCTGAAGCCGATATTGCCCTACATTTTCAAGACGCCGATCACGCCAAATATGGTCTCATTGATCGGTGTGATCGTCAGCATTTATTCAGGCTACCTTTTCTCTCGCGGCGGATATTTTTATGGCGTCGTGGCGGCGCTTGTGACCTATCTGTCAGCGTTGCTCGATCATGTGGACGGTGCGATCGCCCGGATCAAGTCAAAGGAATCCGACTTTGGCGCCCATTTTGATACGTTGTGCGACTATGTGTTCTACGTATCGTTCGGTCTCGGTGTGACAGCTGGGCTTTATCGGGCCAGTGGCAACCCTTTCTACATCTGGTTGGGCGTCGCGGCCCTGTTTGGCACCATCACCAGCCTGATAATGACGAGCTACGCGCGCAATACGAGGGCGACCAATGCCAGCACGTATGCGGCCGAGGCGCACAAGAAATATGAGACACGGTCCCAGGTGACACGCATCGGGCGAAGGATCTATTTTGTTATCCGCCGTCCGGTCGTGCCGTATTTCATCATCTTCTTCTCGATCGTTCATTTGCTCCCGTTCGTCCTCTTTATGACGGCGCTCAGCGCCAACCTCTTCTGGATGTTCCACGTTTATACCAATACACTTTTCAGCCCGGTGAAAAAGCTCAAATCTGACCGCGAATGA
- a CDS encoding flippase-like domain-containing protein, which translates to MARVLRHIKALQVLFLVLGLILFYYVVSSVGLRQIADSLRLMGFGFVIVMAISAVRHWLRSIAWLYCIEEDHRNIRIIDLFNIRLAGDAVRLLSFTGPFLGETSKAVLIRKRLPMVHGMSSIIIENLAYTVSVILVVISGLALLLANYSTKTSVKIMSASLAIGMVLSIIGVQYVISKRIKAFTRLGHWLARRTDIQWFKDRTHSIGHTEDKVHEFYQRKSGAFYAVFFLEIAANLVNVVEVYLILYFIGAAVTPLTSYIVEAMMKVVNILFFFVPGQVGVMEGSNAILLKMLGMGVSAGVTLSLIEKIRSIFWAAYGLFIWMYAFQKGRSDAKKAVAVSELATEEALNK; encoded by the coding sequence ATGGCGAGAGTTTTAAGACATATCAAGGCCCTTCAGGTCCTGTTCCTGGTATTAGGGCTGATCCTGTTCTATTACGTCGTATCATCGGTCGGTCTGCGCCAGATCGCTGACTCGCTGCGGTTGATGGGCTTCGGCTTTGTGATCGTGATGGCGATCTCGGCCGTGCGGCACTGGCTGAGGTCGATCGCCTGGCTGTACTGCATTGAGGAAGATCACCGCAATATCCGCATCATCGACCTGTTCAACATAAGGCTCGCGGGCGATGCCGTAAGGTTATTGAGCTTTACGGGGCCGTTCCTGGGTGAGACAAGCAAGGCCGTGCTGATCCGCAAGCGGCTGCCGATGGTCCACGGCATGTCGTCGATCATCATAGAGAATCTCGCCTACACCGTCAGTGTTATTCTCGTCGTCATCAGCGGCCTCGCCCTGCTCCTGGCCAATTATTCGACGAAGACGAGCGTCAAGATAATGTCTGCGTCGCTGGCCATCGGCATGGTGCTGTCGATCATCGGCGTCCAGTACGTCATTTCAAAACGCATCAAGGCCTTTACGCGGCTTGGGCATTGGCTTGCTCGCAGGACTGATATTCAGTGGTTCAAAGACCGCACCCACAGCATCGGCCATACCGAGGACAAGGTCCACGAGTTTTACCAGCGAAAGAGCGGCGCGTTCTATGCCGTCTTCTTCCTTGAGATAGCGGCTAATCTTGTGAATGTTGTCGAGGTCTATCTTATTCTCTACTTCATCGGCGCCGCTGTCACACCGCTCACCTCGTATATCGTCGAGGCAATGATGAAGGTCGTCAATATATTGTTCTTCTTTGTGCCCGGCCAGGTCGGCGTCATGGAAGGCAGCAACGCGATCCTGCTCAAGATGCTCGGAATGGGCGTGTCGGCTGGCGTCACTCTCTCGCTGATCGAGAAGATCAGATCGATCTTCTGGGCGGCATACGGCCTGTTCATCTGGATGTACGCCTTTCAGAAAGGACGCTCTGACGCCAAGAAAGCCGTAGCCGTCAGCGAACTAGCCACCGAGGAGGCATTGAACAAATGA